In a genomic window of Variovorax paradoxus:
- a CDS encoding urease subunit beta — MIPGEILTDDGDHPLNPGRRTLTLVVQNTADRPIQVGSHYHFAETNGALGFDREAARGMRLNIASGAAVRFEPGQQRTVELVDFSGDRIVYGFRGLVQGKL, encoded by the coding sequence ATGATCCCCGGCGAAATCCTCACCGACGACGGCGACCACCCGCTCAACCCGGGCCGCCGCACCCTCACGCTGGTGGTGCAGAACACGGCCGACCGGCCGATCCAGGTCGGCTCGCACTACCACTTCGCCGAAACCAACGGCGCCCTCGGCTTCGACCGCGAGGCCGCGCGCGGCATGCGCCTGAACATCGCCTCGGGCGCCGCGGTGCGCTTCGAGCCGGGGCAGCAGCGCACGGTCGAGCTGGTCGATTTCTCGGGCGACCGCATCGTCTACGGGTTCCGCGGACTCGTTCAAGGAAAGCTCTAA
- the ureC gene encoding urease subunit alpha, whose protein sequence is MATIGRRAYAEIFGPTVGDRVRLADTDLLIEVEADYTLRAGGYGEEVKFGGGKTIRDGMAQSQRTRAQGAIDTVLTNALILDHWGIVKADIGLKDGRIAAIGKAGNPDVQPGVDIVIGPGTEIISCEGNIVTAGGIDSHIHFICPQQIEEALASGVTTMLGGGTGPATGTFATTSTPGSWHIERMLQAADAFPMNLGFLGKGNASLPGALHEQIEAGVIGLKLHEDWGTTPSAISNCLDVAEATDTQVAIHSDTLNESGFVENTIAAVGGRAICAFHTEGAGGGHAPDILRVVGEANFLPSSTNPTMPYTVNTLDEHVDMLMVCHHLDAGIAEDLAFAESRIRKETIAAEDVLHDLGAISMFSSDSQAMGRVGEVVLRCWQTAHKMKLQRGTLPEDSARNDNFRAKRYVAKYTINPAIAHGIAHEVGSIEVGKWADIVVWKPAFFGVKPFTIIKGGSIAMAAMGDPNASIPTPQPVHYRPMFGAYGGSLAKGSLTFVSQAGLAAGIKERYGLAKNLAAVKNIRNVRKKDLIHNGYTPKMEIDAQTYAVRADGQLLTCEPAKLLPMAQRYFLF, encoded by the coding sequence ATGGCCACCATCGGGCGACGCGCCTACGCAGAAATCTTCGGCCCCACGGTGGGCGACCGCGTGCGGCTGGCCGACACCGATCTGCTGATCGAGGTCGAGGCCGACTACACGCTGCGCGCCGGCGGCTACGGCGAGGAGGTCAAGTTCGGCGGCGGCAAGACGATCCGCGACGGCATGGCGCAGTCGCAGCGCACGCGCGCGCAGGGTGCCATCGACACGGTGCTCACCAACGCGCTGATCCTCGACCACTGGGGCATCGTCAAGGCCGACATCGGCCTGAAGGACGGCCGCATCGCCGCCATCGGCAAGGCCGGCAATCCCGACGTGCAACCGGGTGTCGATATCGTGATCGGCCCGGGCACCGAGATCATCAGCTGCGAGGGCAACATCGTCACCGCCGGCGGCATCGACAGCCACATCCACTTCATCTGCCCGCAGCAGATCGAGGAGGCGCTGGCCTCGGGCGTGACGACCATGCTGGGCGGCGGCACCGGCCCCGCCACCGGCACCTTCGCGACCACTTCCACGCCCGGCTCCTGGCACATCGAGCGCATGCTGCAGGCGGCCGACGCATTCCCGATGAACCTCGGCTTCCTCGGCAAGGGCAACGCCAGCCTGCCCGGCGCGCTGCACGAGCAGATCGAGGCCGGCGTGATCGGCCTCAAGCTGCACGAGGACTGGGGCACCACGCCCTCGGCGATCAGCAACTGCCTCGACGTGGCCGAGGCCACCGACACGCAGGTGGCGATTCACAGCGACACGCTCAACGAATCGGGCTTCGTCGAGAACACGATCGCGGCCGTGGGCGGCCGCGCGATCTGCGCCTTTCACACCGAGGGCGCGGGCGGCGGCCATGCGCCCGACATCCTGCGCGTGGTGGGCGAGGCGAACTTCCTGCCCTCCTCGACCAACCCCACCATGCCCTACACGGTGAACACGCTCGACGAGCACGTCGACATGCTCATGGTGTGCCACCACCTCGACGCGGGCATCGCCGAAGACCTGGCCTTCGCCGAATCGCGCATCCGCAAGGAAACCATCGCCGCCGAGGACGTGCTGCACGACCTCGGCGCGATCAGCATGTTCAGCTCCGACAGCCAGGCCATGGGCCGCGTCGGCGAGGTGGTGCTGCGCTGCTGGCAGACCGCACACAAGATGAAGCTGCAGCGCGGCACGCTGCCCGAGGACAGCGCGCGCAACGACAACTTCCGCGCGAAGCGCTACGTGGCCAAGTACACGATCAACCCCGCGATCGCGCACGGCATCGCGCACGAGGTGGGTTCGATCGAGGTCGGCAAGTGGGCCGACATCGTGGTGTGGAAGCCGGCCTTCTTCGGCGTGAAGCCCTTCACCATCATCAAGGGCGGCAGCATCGCGATGGCGGCGATGGGCGACCCCAACGCCTCGATCCCGACGCCGCAGCCGGTGCACTACCGCCCGATGTTCGGCGCCTATGGCGGCTCGCTCGCGAAGGGCTCGCTGACCTTCGTCTCGCAGGCCGGCCTGGCCGCGGGCATCAAGGAGCGCTACGGGCTGGCGAAGAACCTGGCGGCGGTGAAGAACATCCGCAACGTGCGCAAGAAGGACCTGATCCACAACGGCTACACGCCGAAGATGGAGATCGATGCGCAGACCTATGCGGTGCGCGCGGACGGGCAGTTGCTGACCTGCGAACCGGCGAAGCTGCTGCCGATGGCGCAGCGCTACTTCCTGTTCTGA
- the ureE gene encoding urease accessory protein UreE has product MLTANKLMPQGRGLAPVLLKRAATIELDWDVRQKSRFDATDSQGRQIGVFLPRGTAVRGGDVLVAEDGSLVRVIAAPQPVLRITHCTAHGTPFDLTRAAYHLGNRHVPIELKPDHLKIEPDHVLADMLRSMHLIVVAVEEAFEPEGGAYGSHEHSHGGGHSHDHDHSHGHAHSSGPKPLVLAPELLDGHDHSH; this is encoded by the coding sequence ATGCTCACCGCCAACAAACTCATGCCCCAGGGCCGCGGCCTCGCGCCCGTGCTGCTCAAGCGCGCCGCCACCATCGAACTCGACTGGGACGTGCGCCAGAAAAGCCGTTTCGACGCCACCGATTCGCAGGGCCGGCAGATCGGCGTGTTCCTGCCGCGCGGCACGGCCGTGCGCGGCGGCGACGTGCTGGTGGCGGAAGACGGTTCGCTGGTGCGCGTGATCGCTGCCCCGCAGCCGGTGTTGCGCATCACGCACTGCACGGCCCACGGCACGCCCTTCGACCTGACGCGCGCGGCCTACCACCTGGGCAACCGTCATGTGCCGATCGAGCTCAAGCCCGACCACCTGAAGATCGAGCCCGACCATGTGCTGGCCGACATGCTGCGGTCGATGCACCTGATCGTGGTGGCGGTCGAGGAGGCCTTCGAACCCGAGGGCGGGGCCTATGGGTCGCACGAGCATTCGCATGGGGGTGGGCATAGCCATGACCATGATCACTCGCATGGTCATGCGCACTCTTCGGGGCCGAAGCCGCTGGTGTTGGCGCCGGAACTGCTCGATGGTCACGACCACTCTCACTGA
- a CDS encoding urease accessory protein UreF → MADTPQPQSLLQLIWLASPALPVGGFSYSEGVEAAVEWAGVDTEASAAEWLSDQLHLSFTRGDLALVAQAIAAWRADDKQRIRTLNDWVLQTRESAEFFLQTEQMGRSFVEWLKLHHADTAEVFAGLPASYPVAFAFAAHRSGASVHDGCLAFAFGWAENMVAAAVKAVPLGQSAGQRILGRLAQEIPAAVNHAMQLSDDDRQAFAPLLAVLSARHETQYSRLFRS, encoded by the coding sequence ATGGCTGACACACCACAGCCCCAAAGCCTCCTCCAGCTCATCTGGCTCGCCTCCCCCGCCCTCCCGGTCGGCGGCTTCTCGTACTCCGAAGGTGTCGAGGCCGCCGTCGAATGGGCCGGCGTCGACACCGAGGCCAGCGCGGCCGAATGGCTGTCCGACCAGTTGCACCTGAGCTTCACGCGCGGCGACCTCGCGCTGGTCGCGCAGGCCATCGCCGCCTGGCGCGCCGACGACAAACAGCGCATCCGCACGCTCAACGACTGGGTGCTGCAGACGCGCGAATCGGCCGAGTTCTTCCTGCAGACCGAACAGATGGGCCGCTCCTTCGTCGAATGGCTCAAGCTGCACCATGCCGACACGGCCGAGGTCTTCGCCGGCCTGCCCGCGAGCTATCCCGTGGCCTTCGCGTTCGCGGCCCACCGCTCGGGTGCTTCGGTGCACGACGGCTGCCTGGCCTTTGCCTTCGGCTGGGCCGAGAACATGGTTGCGGCCGCGGTCAAGGCCGTGCCGCTGGGGCAGAGCGCGGGACAGCGCATCCTCGGGCGGCTCGCGCAGGAGATTCCCGCGGCCGTGAACCATGCGATGCAGCTGTCGGACGACGATCGGCAGGCCTTCGCACCGCTCCTGGCCGTGCTGTCGGCGCGGCACGAAACCCAGTATTCGCGGCTCTTCCGCAGCTAG
- the ureG gene encoding urease accessory protein UreG: protein MTSALHHIPNRTKKLPPLRVGIGGPVGSGKTTLLEMLCKSMRDSYDLVAITNDIYTKEDQRLLTVAGALPAERIMGVETGGCPHTAIREDASINLEAIDRMLEDFPDADVVFVESGGDNLAATFSPELSDLTIYVIDVAAGEKIPRKGGPGITKSDLFVINKTDLAPYVGANLDVMEQDTQRMRRQKPYVMTNLKTLTGVAEVVRFIEERGMLKTA, encoded by the coding sequence ATGACCTCCGCCCTGCACCACATCCCCAACCGCACCAAGAAGCTGCCGCCGCTGCGCGTGGGCATCGGCGGCCCCGTCGGCTCGGGCAAGACCACGCTGCTGGAGATGCTCTGCAAGTCGATGCGCGACAGCTATGACCTGGTCGCGATCACCAACGACATCTACACCAAGGAAGACCAGCGCCTGCTGACCGTGGCCGGCGCGCTGCCGGCCGAACGCATCATGGGCGTGGAGACCGGCGGCTGCCCGCACACCGCGATCCGCGAGGATGCCTCGATCAACCTCGAGGCCATCGACCGCATGCTCGAGGACTTTCCCGATGCCGACGTGGTGTTCGTCGAATCGGGCGGCGACAACCTCGCGGCCACCTTCAGCCCCGAGCTCTCGGACCTCACGATCTACGTCATCGACGTGGCCGCGGGCGAGAAGATCCCGCGCAAGGGCGGCCCCGGCATCACCAAGAGCGACCTGTTCGTCATCAACAAGACCGACCTCGCGCCCTACGTGGGCGCCAACCTCGACGTGATGGAACAGGACACGCAGCGCATGCGCCGCCAGAAGCCCTACGTGATGACCAACCTCAAGACCCTGACCGGCGTGGCCGAGGTCGTGCGCTTCATCGAGGAGCGCGGGATGCTCAAGACGGCCTGA
- a CDS encoding hydratase: MTPQDVLDHYDRAALWPADRPDRTAAGLPAAYADALALRALRLARGERPVGYKVGFTNRTIWQRYGVFAPIWGPVWNTTLTLCDGRGSVDLAGTVQPRIEPEVVFGIAATPPQGATLEKLFACVEWIAPGFEIVQSHCEGWKFGAADTVADGALHARLLVGRQRPPREFASDGAALDALLARTRLRLSRNGTQVEEGTGANVLDGPLHALLHFLHELQACPGAPALQPGEVVTTGTWTDAWPIAPGQVWRSEFDAPFDGIEVTLR, translated from the coding sequence ATGACACCTCAAGACGTGCTCGACCACTACGACCGGGCCGCGCTGTGGCCCGCCGATCGCCCCGACCGCACTGCCGCCGGCCTGCCCGCCGCCTATGCCGACGCGCTCGCGCTGCGCGCCCTGCGGCTCGCGCGCGGCGAACGGCCCGTGGGCTACAAGGTCGGCTTCACCAACCGCACCATCTGGCAACGCTATGGCGTTTTCGCGCCGATCTGGGGCCCGGTGTGGAACACCACGCTGACGCTGTGCGACGGCCGAGGCAGCGTCGACCTCGCGGGCACGGTGCAGCCGCGCATCGAGCCCGAAGTCGTGTTCGGCATCGCCGCCACGCCGCCGCAGGGTGCCACGCTCGAGAAGCTGTTCGCCTGCGTCGAATGGATCGCGCCGGGCTTCGAAATCGTGCAGTCGCACTGCGAAGGCTGGAAGTTCGGCGCCGCCGACACCGTGGCCGATGGCGCGCTGCATGCGCGCCTGCTGGTCGGACGGCAGCGGCCGCCGCGCGAGTTCGCGAGCGACGGCGCGGCGCTCGATGCGCTGCTCGCGCGCACGCGCCTGCGCCTGTCGCGCAACGGCACGCAGGTCGAGGAAGGCACGGGCGCCAACGTGCTCGACGGCCCGCTGCATGCGCTGCTGCACTTCCTGCACGAGCTGCAGGCCTGCCCCGGCGCACCCGCGCTGCAGCCGGGCGAGGTGGTCACCACCGGCACCTGGACCGACGCCTGGCCGATCGCGCCCGGCCAGGTCTGGCGCAGCGAGTTCGACGCGCCCTTCGACGGCATCGAAGTCACGCTGCGCTGA
- the alkB gene encoding DNA oxidative demethylase AlkB, translating to MTLELFPATDEPFRAPEPLGPGACVLRGFALPFASELLAALPGLEGVSPFRHLVTPGGYTMSVAMTNCGPLGWVSDRSGYRYDAIDPLSQKPWPAMPAAFARLAREAAETAGFPGFAPDACLVNRYQPGTRLSLHQDRDERDHGAPIVSVSLGMPAVFQFGGLARGDAVERVPLAHGDVVVWGGPDRLRFHGVLPLKDKPHPLLGSVRINLTFRKAG from the coding sequence ATGACCCTCGAGCTCTTCCCCGCCACCGACGAACCGTTTCGCGCACCCGAGCCGCTGGGCCCGGGTGCCTGCGTGCTGCGCGGCTTCGCGCTGCCTTTCGCGAGCGAGCTGCTGGCGGCGCTGCCGGGCCTCGAGGGCGTGTCGCCGTTCCGGCACCTGGTGACGCCCGGCGGCTACACCATGTCGGTGGCGATGACGAACTGCGGTCCGCTGGGCTGGGTCAGCGATCGCAGCGGCTACCGCTACGACGCGATCGATCCGCTGTCGCAGAAGCCCTGGCCCGCGATGCCCGCCGCGTTCGCGCGGCTCGCCCGCGAGGCGGCCGAGACGGCGGGTTTCCCGGGCTTCGCGCCCGATGCCTGCCTGGTCAACCGCTACCAGCCCGGCACCCGGCTCTCGCTGCACCAGGACCGCGACGAACGCGACCATGGCGCGCCGATCGTCTCGGTGTCGCTGGGCATGCCGGCGGTGTTCCAGTTCGGCGGGCTCGCGCGCGGTGACGCGGTCGAGCGCGTGCCGCTCGCGCATGGCGACGTGGTGGTGTGGGGCGGTCCCGACCGGCTGCGCTTCCATGGCGTGCTGCCGCTCAAGGACAAGCCGCATCCGCTGCTGGGCAGCGTGCGCATCAACCTGACCTTCCGCAAGGCCGGCTGA
- a CDS encoding nitronate monooxygenase, whose product MKTRITELFGIRHPIIQGGMHYVGFAELAAAVSNAGGLGIITGLTQKTPELLAREIARCREMTDQPIGVNLTFLPTFSKPPYPEYIAALIEGGVRIVETAGRSPEEHMPALKAAGVKVIHKCTSVRHALKAERIGCDAVSVDGFECGGHPGEDDVPNMILLPRAADELRIPFVASGGMADGRSLVAALALGAEGMNMGTRFIATQEAPVHENVKRAIVAASELDTRLVMRGLRNTERVLNNKGVEELLAIERAKGADLQISDIHDQVAGIYPRVMIEGDVDAGAFSCGMVAGLIHDVPTVQELVDRIMAEAHGLIAARLAGMLETA is encoded by the coding sequence ATGAAAACACGCATCACCGAACTCTTCGGCATCCGCCATCCGATCATCCAGGGCGGCATGCACTACGTGGGCTTCGCGGAACTCGCGGCCGCGGTGTCGAATGCCGGCGGCCTCGGCATCATCACCGGGCTCACGCAGAAGACGCCCGAGCTGCTGGCGCGCGAGATCGCGCGCTGCCGCGAGATGACCGACCAGCCGATCGGCGTGAACCTGACCTTCCTGCCGACCTTCTCCAAGCCGCCCTATCCCGAGTACATCGCCGCGCTCATCGAGGGCGGCGTGCGCATCGTCGAGACCGCGGGCCGCAGCCCCGAGGAACACATGCCGGCGCTCAAGGCGGCCGGCGTGAAGGTGATCCACAAGTGCACCTCGGTGCGCCATGCACTGAAGGCCGAGCGCATCGGCTGCGATGCGGTCAGCGTCGACGGCTTCGAGTGCGGCGGCCATCCGGGCGAGGACGACGTGCCCAACATGATCCTGCTGCCGCGCGCGGCCGACGAGCTGCGCATTCCATTCGTCGCCTCGGGCGGCATGGCCGACGGCCGCAGCCTCGTGGCCGCGCTCGCGCTCGGCGCCGAGGGCATGAACATGGGCACGCGCTTCATCGCCACGCAGGAGGCGCCGGTGCACGAGAACGTCAAGCGCGCGATCGTCGCGGCCAGCGAGCTCGACACGCGGCTGGTGATGCGCGGCCTGCGCAACACCGAGCGCGTGCTCAACAACAAGGGCGTGGAGGAACTGCTGGCGATCGAGCGCGCGAAGGGCGCGGACCTTCAGATCTCGGACATCCACGACCAGGTGGCGGGCATCTATCCGCGCGTGATGATCGAGGGCGACGTGGACGCGGGCGCCTTCAGCTGCGGCATGGTGGCGGGCCTGATCCACGACGTGCCGACCGTGCAGGAGCTGGTCGACCGCATCATGGCCGAAGCCCATGGGCTGATCGCGGCGCGGCTCGCGGGCATGCTCGAGACGGCCTGA
- a CDS encoding SDR family oxidoreductase, translated as MSQGNAGAGVALIIGAGDSTGGAIARRFAAGGYTACVTRRDAQKLQPLVESIEAAGGKAVAFGSDARKEEEVIALFDRVEREVGPVEVLVFNIGANVPSSILEETARKYFKIWEMACFGGFLNGREAAKRMVERGRGTIIFTGATAALRGAANFAAFAGAKHALRALAQSMARELGPRNIHVAHVVVDGAIDTEFIRTSFPERYALKSEDGILNPEHIAENYWHLHTQPRDAWTFELDLRPYMERW; from the coding sequence ATGAGCCAGGGCAATGCGGGCGCCGGTGTGGCGCTGATCATCGGCGCGGGCGATTCCACCGGCGGGGCGATCGCCAGGCGCTTCGCGGCCGGCGGCTACACCGCCTGCGTGACGCGGCGCGACGCGCAGAAGCTGCAGCCGCTGGTCGAGAGCATCGAGGCGGCCGGCGGCAAGGCCGTGGCCTTCGGCTCCGATGCGCGCAAGGAGGAGGAGGTGATCGCGCTGTTCGATCGGGTCGAGCGCGAGGTCGGGCCGGTCGAGGTGCTGGTGTTCAACATCGGCGCCAACGTGCCCTCGAGCATCCTCGAGGAGACCGCGCGCAAGTACTTCAAGATCTGGGAGATGGCCTGCTTCGGCGGCTTCCTCAACGGCCGTGAAGCGGCCAAACGCATGGTGGAGCGCGGCCGCGGCACGATCATCTTCACGGGTGCCACCGCGGCCCTGCGCGGCGCCGCCAACTTCGCGGCCTTCGCGGGTGCCAAGCATGCGCTGCGCGCGCTGGCCCAGAGCATGGCGCGCGAGCTGGGGCCGCGCAACATCCACGTGGCGCACGTGGTGGTCGACGGCGCGATCGACACCGAGTTCATCCGCACCAGCTTCCCCGAGCGCTACGCGCTCAAGTCGGAGGACGGCATCCTGAACCCCGAGCACATCGCCGAGAACTACTGGCACCTGCACACGCAGCCGCGCGATGCCTGGACCTTCGAGCTCGACCTGCGTCCGTACATGGAACGCTGGTGA
- a CDS encoding TetR/AcrR family transcriptional regulator, giving the protein MRYAPNHKEETREKLLESSRAIAKKGGFSSTGVDALMSAIGLTGGAFYSHFGSKGELFAALIEREMENSAEMLAGTPDSPPDHVARCLKSYLSSAHALHPETGCALPALGAEIARSDPAVRAAVERGLKKLHKAWSQRLEGDDDAAWAVMAQCVGALLMARVVENDRTRQDILNSTRRDIERNHLD; this is encoded by the coding sequence ATGCGCTACGCCCCCAACCACAAGGAAGAGACCCGCGAGAAGCTGCTCGAGAGCAGCCGAGCGATCGCCAAGAAGGGGGGCTTCAGCAGCACCGGCGTCGATGCGCTGATGTCGGCCATCGGCCTCACGGGCGGCGCCTTCTACAGCCACTTCGGCTCCAAGGGCGAACTGTTCGCGGCGCTGATCGAGCGCGAGATGGAGAACAGCGCCGAGATGCTCGCGGGCACGCCCGACTCGCCGCCCGACCACGTGGCGCGCTGCCTCAAGAGCTACCTCAGCAGCGCCCATGCCCTGCATCCCGAGACCGGCTGCGCGCTGCCCGCGCTGGGCGCCGAGATCGCGCGCTCCGACCCGGCCGTGCGCGCGGCGGTGGAGCGCGGCCTGAAGAAGCTGCACAAGGCCTGGAGCCAGCGCCTCGAGGGCGACGACGACGCGGCCTGGGCCGTGATGGCGCAGTGCGTGGGCGCGCTGCTGATGGCGCGCGTGGTCGAGAACGACCGCACGCGCCAGGACATCCTGAACTCGACCCGCCGCGACATCGAGCGCAACCACCTGGACTGA
- a CDS encoding shikimate dehydrogenase, whose product MRITGRTGIMLMLADPVAHVVGSLRLNDRFAAEGLDIAVSPLHVGPADLATVIDALRRMRNVLGFGVTIPHKIAVLPLLDATTPRAARIGAVNFVRRDAEGRLTGDNLDGRGFVDGLAGQGIALRGRRVLQLGAGGAGRAVAFGIAEAGARELVIHNRTNERAEALAADVAAAYPDCSVRAGTNDPGGFDLVVNTTSMGMHEGDALPLDVAHLAHLAAGTDVAEIIMTPAITPLLAAAQARGCRISLGTSMLDAQYVLVKELLGIGAPAA is encoded by the coding sequence ATGCGCATCACCGGCCGCACCGGCATCATGCTGATGCTGGCCGATCCCGTGGCCCACGTGGTGGGCTCGCTGCGGCTCAACGACCGCTTCGCGGCCGAGGGCCTCGACATCGCGGTGTCGCCGCTGCACGTGGGCCCCGCCGACCTCGCGACCGTGATCGACGCGCTGCGCCGCATGCGCAACGTGCTCGGCTTCGGCGTGACCATCCCGCACAAGATCGCGGTGCTGCCGCTGCTCGACGCGACCACGCCGCGCGCGGCGCGCATCGGCGCGGTCAACTTCGTGCGGCGAGACGCCGAGGGCCGGCTCACGGGCGACAACCTCGACGGCCGCGGCTTCGTCGACGGGCTCGCGGGGCAGGGCATCGCGCTGCGCGGGCGCCGCGTGCTGCAACTCGGCGCGGGCGGCGCGGGGCGCGCGGTGGCCTTCGGCATCGCCGAGGCGGGCGCGCGCGAACTGGTGATCCACAACCGCACGAACGAGCGGGCCGAGGCACTGGCGGCCGACGTGGCCGCCGCGTACCCGGACTGCAGCGTGCGCGCGGGCACGAACGATCCGGGCGGCTTCGACCTCGTGGTCAACACCACCTCGATGGGCATGCACGAGGGCGATGCGCTGCCGCTCGACGTGGCGCACCTGGCGCACCTGGCGGCCGGCACCGACGTGGCCGAGATCATCATGACGCCCGCGATCACGCCGCTGCTGGCCGCGGCGCAGGCGCGCGGCTGCCGCATCTCGCTGGGCACCTCGATGCTCGATGCGCAGTACGTGCTGGTGAAGGAATTGCTCGGGATCGGTGCACCGGCGGCCTGA